In the genome of cyanobacterium endosymbiont of Braarudosphaera bigelowii, one region contains:
- the csaB gene encoding polysaccharide pyruvyl transferase CsaB produces MKALISGYYGQGNAGDEALLMSLLQMLPSKIEPIVISANPKKTQQNYNVRTCPHRDIFSLLKALKYSDIFIWGGGSLIQDSTSFASPIYYLGLMSLAQIRGLKTIAWGQGIGPLNYKFTRWITQKILAKCTAVSVRDHKSAELLSTWNINYSIAPDPVWTLNSKNTSDLPKTSQLKVAVNLRNHPSLTLQRLKTLTNALVDFQKITNVYILLVPFQASQDLAIAHFISKQLLKPHEIIQLDDPQRLKGLFKNINMTIGMRLHCLIMAASEKSRCFALSYDPKVKYLMEEINIPGWELNQLPNNSDTIKHAWLEYFFNSMQPIDSSIKDLKERAMLHKEILNQVIS; encoded by the coding sequence ATGAAAGCATTGATTAGTGGCTACTATGGACAGGGAAATGCTGGTGACGAAGCATTATTGATGTCCTTATTACAAATGTTACCTTCAAAAATTGAACCAATTGTTATTTCTGCCAATCCAAAAAAAACTCAACAAAATTATAATGTGAGAACTTGTCCCCATCGAGACATTTTTTCACTTTTGAAGGCTCTAAAATATTCTGATATTTTTATCTGGGGTGGAGGAAGTTTAATACAAGATAGTACAAGTTTTGCCAGTCCAATATATTACTTAGGGTTAATGAGCCTAGCACAAATAAGAGGATTAAAAACTATAGCCTGGGGACAGGGAATAGGGCCTTTAAATTATAAATTTACACGCTGGATAACTCAAAAAATATTAGCTAAGTGTACTGCAGTTAGCGTTAGAGATCATAAGTCTGCTGAATTACTATCGACATGGAATATCAACTATTCTATTGCTCCTGATCCAGTTTGGACGTTAAACTCTAAAAATACATCAGACTTACCAAAGACTTCACAACTAAAAGTTGCTGTTAATTTGCGTAATCATCCATCATTAACTCTCCAAAGATTGAAAACGTTGACTAATGCATTAGTAGATTTTCAAAAAATTACTAATGTGTATATATTACTAGTTCCATTTCAAGCTTCTCAAGATCTTGCAATTGCACATTTTATTTCCAAACAATTATTAAAGCCTCATGAGATTATTCAATTAGATGATCCACAAAGATTAAAAGGATTATTTAAAAATATCAATATGACTATAGGAATGAGATTACATTGTTTAATTATGGCTGCTTCAGAAAAATCGCGATGTTTTGCTTTAAGCTATGATCCTAAAGTTAAGTATTTAATGGAGGAAATAAATATTCCCGGATGGGAACTTAATCAGTTACCTAACAATTCAGATACAATAAAACATGCATGGCTAGAGTATTTTTTTAATAGTATGCAACCGATTGATAGTTCAATAAAAGATTTAAAAGAACGTGCTATGCTGCATAAGGAAATACTTAATCAGGTAATTTCATAA
- a CDS encoding O-antigen ligase family protein, which translates to MKQLKNPNFLWSEYLLKAGIIFLPISADLGAIFLSLLILNLWKQKYKSIIYEPLNWSFGILFIWLIFISTIAIYPILSFEGLANFIPSILMVVSFPFLLNSYNRLYNLAWWLVLVSLPICFLGFMQLFYGWETPFLLKRVGIQLIAYGRPEGRVSSFLMYANTLAFYLVTTFTLSIGLWIYHYQSWKILSNYQTKLQLATLSVAVFINGFGIVLTHSRSAWGLALLSLTAFIAYLELYWFLSFIVLLVFLIAWAAWLPFYQNIIRGIIPDYFWARLTDELYDDRHITALRTTQWSVAWQMMLSRPFWGWGLRNFTPIYQQKINVWMGHPHNLFLMLLSEIGIFGTSLLSIIVATILGKATMILIKTKQIYSNYISLDTSIDTKNLLLFTYLNAFILCTIFNLFDVSIFDLKINVIGWLLLSSIIGVTYQNKSSN; encoded by the coding sequence ATGAAACAATTAAAAAATCCGAATTTCTTATGGTCTGAATATTTACTGAAAGCTGGCATAATTTTTTTACCTATATCTGCAGATTTAGGGGCTATATTTTTAAGCTTATTAATATTAAATCTGTGGAAACAAAAATATAAAAGTATAATTTACGAACCTCTTAACTGGAGCTTTGGAATACTATTTATTTGGTTAATTTTTATTTCTACAATAGCAATTTATCCAATTTTAAGTTTCGAAGGATTAGCTAATTTTATTCCTTCCATTTTGATGGTAGTATCTTTTCCATTTTTATTAAATAGCTATAATAGATTATACAACCTTGCCTGGTGGTTAGTACTAGTTTCTCTTCCAATTTGCTTTTTAGGCTTTATGCAGTTATTTTATGGCTGGGAAACTCCATTTCTCCTTAAAAGAGTAGGTATTCAGTTAATTGCATATGGACGTCCTGAAGGAAGAGTATCTTCTTTTTTAATGTATGCAAATACTCTAGCTTTTTATTTAGTAACTACTTTTACATTATCGATAGGTCTGTGGATTTATCATTATCAAAGTTGGAAAATCTTAAGTAATTATCAAACCAAGTTACAATTAGCAACTCTTTCAGTTGCTGTTTTTATCAATGGTTTTGGAATAGTATTAACTCATTCCCGTAGCGCATGGGGTCTTGCACTATTAAGCTTAACTGCTTTCATAGCATATTTAGAATTGTACTGGTTTCTTTCTTTCATAGTACTATTAGTCTTTTTGATCGCATGGGCAGCCTGGCTTCCCTTTTATCAAAATATTATACGTGGGATTATTCCCGATTATTTCTGGGCTAGATTAACAGATGAATTATATGATGACCGTCATATAACTGCTTTGAGGACAACTCAATGGAGTGTCGCATGGCAAATGATGTTAAGCCGTCCCTTCTGGGGATGGGGACTTCGTAATTTTACTCCTATATATCAACAGAAAATAAATGTCTGGATGGGACATCCCCACAATTTATTTTTAATGCTATTATCAGAGATTGGAATTTTTGGAACTTCACTATTAAGTATAATTGTAGCTACTATTCTAGGAAAAGCTACTATGATTTTAATCAAAACAAAACAAATCTATAGTAACTATATATCTCTAGATACAAGTATCGATACTAAAAATCTACTTTTATTTACTTATCTAAATGCATTTATTCTATGTACTATTTTCAATTTATTTGATGTGAGTATCTTTGATTTAAAGATCAATGTAATTGGATGGTTGTTGCTATCATCAATTATAGGAGTTACATATCAGAATAAAAGTTCTAACTAG